The following is a genomic window from Patagioenas fasciata isolate bPatFas1 chromosome 1, bPatFas1.hap1, whole genome shotgun sequence.
CACGCACACGAGTGACGAaatgtccccaccccatggggcgCGCGTCCTTCGGGCCTGGAAACCAGCGGGTTAAAAATGCCACAGAACAGCCCATTTCCTCAAACCCTGCTCGCGCTTTTTGTGGCTGTTTCCTTCTGAAAACGCAGCGCAGACACGACACGGGTCCTCGATAAAATGACGGCAGGGTGCTCTCCGCTAGCGGACGCAAACGGTCTGTGCTGTCGTTTGAAAGATGGGACACAGAAGGAACACAATCAAAAATGTATAGACGCTTTACAGCCAGTTCTGTTGGCTACAACTGTCTCAAAGCAGCATCCGCGCGCAAACAGGCGCCTCGCAGCCCACGCAAACAAGAACATTAACAGGAAACGCGCCACGTCTCAGCGAAAGTATCACCTACCCACGCTTCCCTCAAGGCCGAACCCACTCCCAAACGTGCAGGGAACCGTCGCTGGCCGCTGACAATAAGGTTCTGGGTCTCTGTGGATGCCACGTGTGCGATGTCACCAGGGGAGGGCCGTCGCCGCTGTCCGCTCCGCCGAACGCGTGGCCTTTGTGGATAAATATCGGCTCCGCTTCCCGGCCGGAGCTGTCCCAGCGCTGCGTGTCGTACACGTGCACGGTGCCATCGAAACCTTCAATAAAAGGGAATCGGGGAGGCCGCACAATTATTGTTTTGCTCTAGTCCTATCGGGCTCAAGCTCCTCTCCTGGCAAGACACCGAAATGAGGATGGTGGCCCAGAGTGACAACCTGTGACAGTGGAGCTTCCAAACCATCAAGGAGCTTGCCTGGAACAGGCCAgacccaaaaagcttgaaaattCCCCAGTTTGAATGTGCAAAGCTCTGGCCAAGAGGCAGCTTTGCTGTCTTACCAGCACAGTATCGCTGGCACTATCAGGGCAGCGTTTGCCAAGAATTCGGGGTTCTGTTCTCCCAGGAGAGAAGCGGGAGCCCCCCAGAACCCATTGGAGATGTTCAGCTCATGTCTCTGCTCTGAATAATTGGGATGTTTAAAGTGGGGTGAACTGGAGAGGAACACAGAGCAAATAATCACCCAGAAAAAGAGATCTCTGCCCAAAAGCACGTACCTGAGACAGCAAGGCAGCCCCGCAGAGCAGGAGCCCAGGAAACGCGCAGGAACTCCGCGCCCGAGCTGGGACGAGGAAATGGGCATTTCACCCAAGCCAAGGACTCCGAGGTTTTCCTTACGTCCGTCAGGCTGAGGTGCCCCCCGCTCGAGAGACGAGCGATGGGCCGGGAGCCGGAATCGGAGCCCTGAGGTGCGACCCCCATGCGCCAGCGCTCGTCACACGGCGCCCAGGGCACGGACGCGGCCTCCAAGGGAGCCTGAGGCTGCCGAACGTCGGCCAGGGACAGGCGGCCCTCCGCACAGCACAGCAGCGCCGTGTTCCCGTCCAGGAACGCCACGTCGCTGAGCTCCTCGCTGCTTCTggatgctgggaagaaataaagaGACGCAGATTTCAGACAGAAAAAAGAGTGTTTGGGTGAttcccctcacgccaagaaaggccttgaggtgctggagcgagtggagagaagggaacggagctggtgaggggctggagcacaagtgtgatgggagcggctgagggacctggggggttcagctggagaacaggagctgaggggagaccttctgatctctgaactgcctgaaaggagcttggagccaggggggtcgggctctgctccccaggaacaagcgccaggagcagaggaaagggcctcaagttgcgccaggggaggttgaggttggatgtggggaacaatttcttccccaaagggctgtggggcattggaacaggctgcccagggcagtgctggagtcaccagccctggagggctggacagacggacatgaggttctcaggacatggggcagggacaggggtggggaacggttggagCTGATCATCTTAAAGaccttttccaatcaaaatgatcctgtgattttCCTCATTCGGGTATGAAGCGTGTGGGGACTGAATCGCACCGTGTAGGTGAAGGCAGCTGGTCTCCAGGATCCCCAACAAACCAGGCCTGGACTAAGCACCTCGAGGTAAGGCAGGGCTGGTTTAACAAGGCTTAACAACTCTCCTCCCACCCGCAGGGACAGATCACCGACTAACACACCGCTCGACTAACACACCGCTCGACTAACACACCGCTCGACTAACACACCGCTCGACTAACAGACCGCTCGACTAACACACCGCTCGACTAACACAGCTCGCTCAGAAGTTGATGTCAATTCCAACGACCCCGATGGGCCATCACCTCCCTCGTTTGGGACAACACGCGCAGCAAACCCTCCGCAAACCCGATTCCTTGCACTGAAACCATCCACCGCGCTCTCGTAGGGCACAAATTTGGGGCAGAAGCTTGAGAAATCACCATCAGGGAGATGGATCAGAGCATTGTGACCTCTCTCCTCAAGACTTTCCGCAAATATCTTTATACCTTTGGCACATGTCAAAGAACACACACAGTGAAACGTTTGCCGCTTGAGGAGTTACCTTTGGCTTTGCCAAACCCCAGCTTTCCAAAACCAGACATTAGACTTAAATACCTGCTGTGTAGACGTTTTTCCTCGATTCAACCTCCGTAATTTGGACGCTGTTGAGTCTCGAGCCGTGAAGGACCCACGGGGCTTTGGCAGAAATCGTTGCGATTTTAGCCCAAGGTTGGCCAGCGTCGTTTTCTGCAGCGATGGCACTTATGGGTTTAATGACATCTATTGGACAGAGAGGTAAGCAGTTGTAAAGCACATCAGGAGTCACGTAATCCACAAGATCAAGCTGTTTCACAGCCTCCTAAAGCTAAAAGCGACCTACTAAACCCATAAGAAATCCAATTATGACCAACCCCCGCTCCAGAACAAACCCGCTCTTTCCAAAACATCCAGCACGGATCAACAAGAAGCCATTTAAAACTCTAGCAAAACGCATGGAAAGTTGCAAAGCAACATGTTTATTGTCAATTAAGAAGAATAAGAATGCTCGCATTAACATTTTGCACTTCCTTTCTGGTGGTTTCGAAGTGTTTCACAACAGTAGACAAAGCAACTAGACTTTAGAAGCAGGCAGATGTGGGCTTGGAGAACTGAGGTGGTTTGTGATATATCGTGAAAGTATGATGAAAAGTGCTTTATTTCTAATGTTTGCAGTTATTAAGAGAATATTATGTCAACTATATGATTAGGGGTTTTTTTCGTATGACTAAGAGCTCATAAATAAGCAGAAAGCTGCTGACAGGTGTAAATCTGCTActggaccagaggaaacggcctcaagttgcgccaggggaggttgaggttggatgtggggaacaatttcttccccaaagggctgtggggcattggaacaggctgcccagggcactgctggagtcaccatccctggaggggttgaaaatacatatagatgaggttctcaggacacggggcagtgccagggctgtgggaacggttggacttgatcatgttaaaggtcttttccaacctaaatgattctgtgctcCTGTCATTTTACACCCAGGGAGAAGGGGAAGTTGGAGGAGCCTGATGCAAAGACTGAAACGAGAAACTACTCGTGCTCAGAAACACGTTCCCTTACCCGAGTCCTCTGCTGACACCTGCCAGACCTGCAAGGCGCTGTCGGGGGGGCCGCTCGTCACCAGCAAGCTGAGGAAACACACAAAATACCCCACAAAACTCTTCAGGAGCAGACTACaatctttttcttcccccaatcTGATGAGCACGGCTGTGCTCCGCCACTCCCGCTGCACGGAGCAGAGGTGGGGCTGCAAGGACCTTAATCCCACAACTCCTCACGCCAGGGCGCTTCACACAGCATTTAATACACAACGGCATTTAATTAGCACGTTTTCCAAAAGCGCTAGACTAGGAACGCCGCACAGAGCCCCGAAGCAGCAACAGGGGCTCGTGTAGGAGGAGAAAAGCGAAGGAGTGAAGTGAATCAGCCGGAGGGAAGCGTGTTTGCTTGGTCTACAACCCACAGCAGGAAACAAAAACCTTCAGAGCCTGCACACGCAGGGATGGAAAAGGCAGAACCAGGAAGCTCCATGGGTTCCTGCCGCCCAGAAACGGGGTACGGAGGGATCCTTGCTGAGCCACCACCAACGCCAGCACTCCTGCAAGAAGCTGAGGGTTCCAATTATCCAGCAGCAGATTCGTTTTCCCTGCCAGCACCCCCAAAAACACACCACTGCAGCTTGCGGTATGGCAACAGCGGGGTGCACCCCGTTTTGCTGAGCACCCCGATAAGCGGCTCCTCTGCAAACACCAGGACGGGGCTCTGGGATGAGTGTTACATTTCACCAGCAGGCAAATCCTCACTCGGACTCACGCTGCTCTCAGAGCTGGTGGGATTGACCAGCTGGGTTGGGAAGAGGCAAAAGGAGCTCGATCGCAATGGACAAGCCCCCTCTCCACCTCCTGGCAGGAAGAtgagccagggagggtcagtgggacatgaggcaaaggttcttcccccagaggtgctggacactgaacaggctcccagggaggtgtcacggcccaacctgacagtgttcaagaagagactggacagcgtcctcagacacacggggtgacctgtggggtgtcctgtgcagggacaggagctggactcgatggtccttgtgggtccttccagctcaggacattctgtgattccacgatCCTGTGGCCATACCTGGTGTCTGGAACGTGTTTCAGGCCGTACACCGGGCGGTTTGAAAATGCACCACATTCCACCTTGAAATCTCTCTCTGGACACAGGCCCTGGAAATCAAGAGGCAAAATCATTTCTTCGCACTTAATGGTGCAGAACTTGCTGCGGTCAGTTACcacaaaaataaaagacagagagaTGAGACACACTCTTGCTTGGGAAAGCTCACGCTTGTCCAGTAACACCCACAATGCTctttacaactgcctgaaaggagcttggagccaggggggtcaggctctgctccccaggaacaagcgccaggagcagaggaaatggcctcaagttgcgccaggggaggttaagattggatgtgggaacaacttcttccccaaagggctgtggggcattggaacaggctgcccagggcagtgctggagtcaccatccctggagggttggacagacggacatgaggttctcaggacatggggcagggacagtgcTGGGTGAATGAGTGGACTCCGTGATCTTGAGgttctctcccaaccaaaatggttctgctGTTCTATGATTTTAACAGGAGTTACAGGATTGAAGGGTCCCAAAATagttaaagaaaagaaacagagagagaaagctcCTGCCAAGAGCTCTGATGGGGCTTGTTGACATCTGCGCACATCTGGCTTAGGAGCTCTCACTCACCCAGTGACCAAGCTCCACTTTCTGCTTCAGTGTAGGCACCACACACCCACCGGCCACCCTCGCTGCTCAGCACCGTGATGCCCCCGCCTCGGCAGCTCAGCAAGTCCCTTCTCCATTTGTCTGTGCATCCCCATCTGTCATATTTCCCCACAAAACACTTTAATTCACACATcttggaggagactaagaggagacctcatagtggctacagcttcctcacaaggggaggaggaagcggAGGCGTCGAACaatttagtgaccagtgacagaacccagggaacggcaggagatgagccagggagggtcagtgggacatgaggcaaaggttcttcccccagaggtgctggacactgaacaggctcccagggaggtgtcacggcccaacctgacagtgttcaagaagagactggacagcgtcctcagacacacggggtgacctgtggggttgtcactgcagggacaggagctggactccgtgatcctgtgggcacctccagctcaggacattctgtgattctatgacgtGGAGGTGAAGTTTTCACGGCACAAGCTGACCACAGAGCAGCAG
Proteins encoded in this region:
- the WDR73 gene encoding WD repeat-containing protein 73, encoding MEMADGAEEAADEWLIQSLRMYEELHTFELQAPTRVIEWARGNRVCVAGYEDSGGNEILQLLPPPTLQAKETQGLCPERDFKVECGAFSNRPVYGLKHVPDTSLLVTSGPPDSALQVWQVSAEDSDVIKPISAIAAENDAGQPWAKIATISAKAPWVLHGSRLNSVQITEVESRKNVYTAASRSSEELSDVAFLDGNTALLCCAEGRLSLADVRQPQAPLEAASVPWAPCDERWRMGVAPQGSDSGSRPIARLSSGGHLSLTDVRKTSESLAWVKCPFPRPSSGAEFLRVSWAPALRGCLAVSGFDGTVHVYDTQRWDSSGREAEPIFIHKGHAFGGADSGDGPPLVTSHTWHPQRPRTLLSAASDGSLHVWEWVRP